From the Solea senegalensis isolate Sse05_10M linkage group LG16, IFAPA_SoseM_1, whole genome shotgun sequence genome, one window contains:
- the marcksb gene encoding myristoylated alanine-rich protein kinase C substrate b, giving the protein MGAQISKTAGQEEAAVEKPAEGAAVAAKANGQENGHAKTNGDASPATEEANKADVQANGSTPTEEAPKEEGEKVEGAEANGEKETNGEASAKPEEGTPSTSEDGKQKKKRFSFKKPSFKLSGFSFKKTKKESEEAAEDGAAAAAAAEPAEGEKEASEEAAAEETKPAEAGEEEAKEAAVAEEPKAEEEAKAEEEEEGGEGAAAAAGGGEEKPAEASPTEPETAASPEATAAAAAE; this is encoded by the exons ATGGGAGCACAAATCTCCAAAACCGCCGGGCAGGAGGAAGCCGCGGTGGAAAAGCCCGCAGAAGGCGCGGCTGTTGCAGCGAAGGCTAACGGACAG GAAAACGGCCATGCCAAGACCAATGGGGACGCCTCTCCTGCTACAGAGGAGGCCAACAAAGCCGATGTGCAGGCCAACGGCAGCACTCCCACTGAGGAGGCACCAAAGGAAGAAGGTGAGAAAGTAGAGGGTGCCGAGGCCAATGGAGAGAAGGAGACAAACGGCGAAGCTTCTGCCAAGCCGGAGGAGGGCACCCCATCAACCAGCGAGGATGGCAAGCAGAAGAAAAAGCGTTTCTCCTTCAAGAAACCCTCCTTCAAGCTCAGTGGCTTCTCTTTCAAGAAGACCAAGAAGGAGTctgaggaggcagcagaggatggagcagcagcagcggcggcggcagaaCCAGccgagggagagaaggaggcgTCAGAGGAGGCAGCTGCGGAGGAGACCAAGCCAGCTGAGGCTGGTGAGGAAGAAGCAAAGGAGGCAGCTGTAGCCGAGGAGCCAAAGGCTGAAGAGGAAGCgaaggcagaagaagaagaagaaggaggagaaggagcagcagcagcagcaggaggaggagaggagaaaccAGCTGAAGCTTCACCCACTGAACCAGAAACGGCAGCCAGTCCTGAGGCcacagccgccgccgccgccgaaTAA
- the col10a1a gene encoding collagen, type X, alpha 1a, whose protein sequence is MDIRVASILLLVVTLTAAHGERYLVKKVMKAAPQYQPYSVKGQVAGEPGAPGEPGPEGPPGPPGPPGESAVGMPGPEGPAGPPGAPGRSIAGKPGSPGGPGKPGRDGATGQRGEPGNGGPQGPRGSPGSPGSPGPAGLSATGKPGPSGLPGAMGPRGEPGLKGHPGIPGLPGAKGDRGVGSPGPQGETGPEGPMGSPGEPGASGVGKPGRTGAPGEPGKSGSPGRDGATGPMGPQGPKGHTGAPGVGVAGKPGENGAPGMPGPVGPKGHQGPTGATGAPGVPGYGKPGANGQKGEKGFTGSTGAAGPKGDIGHTGYTGATGATGPMGPVGPQGETGSQGEPGAVGPKGDTGATGAQGPKGHKGEQGAQGFQGKQGYPGAAGPPGSRGATGASGNKGDVGAPGIPGSPGIPGPAGPKGLPGRAGESGASGSDGAPGPRGPSGPQGPSGAPGLKGHPGLPGAPGPAGLAAKGIPGPQGPPGLPGDSGSDGEPGPAGPPGPPGPPGEVMFEKGKGGYSEVMVKAPMSAFTASLATPYPGSGSPIKFDQIVYNAENHYDPESGIFTCQIPGVYYFSYSIHVNGAHALVALYKNGQPVMFTYDEYNKGFLDQMSGSAVLLLDEHDTVYVQIPDDEANGVFAAENVHCSFSGFLIAST, encoded by the exons ATGGACATACGAGTAGCAAGCATCCTCCTCCTGGTGGTGACACTGACAGCTGCCCATGGAGAGCGGTATTTGGTGAAGAAGGTGATGAAGGCCGCCCCTCAATACCAGCCTTACTCTGTGAAGGGCCAGG TGGCAGGTGAACCTGGTGCTCCAGGTGAACCCGGCCCTGAGGGACCTCCTGGCCCTCCTGGACCCCCAGGTGAGAGTGCCGTAGGTATGCCTGGACCCGAAGGACCTGCTGGACCTCCTGGAGCCCCTGGACGCTCTATTGCTGGAAAACCTGGATCCCCTGGTGGACCTGGCAAACCTGGCAGAGATGGAGCAACTGGTCAGAGGGGTGAACCTGGAAACGGTGGCCCTCAGGGACCTAGGGGATCCCCAGGATCCCCAGGAAGCCCTGGACCCGCTGGCCTCTCTGCTACTGGAAAGCCTGGACCTTCAGGTCTTCCTGGAGCAATGGGACCTAGAGGAGAGCCCGGTCTGAAAGGACACCCAGGTATTCCTGGACTGCCAGGTGCAAAGGGTGATAGAGGGGTGGGAAGTCCTGGACCTCAGGGTGAGACAGGACCTGAAGGACCCATGGGCTCACCAGGTGAGCCAGGTGCTTCTGGAGTTGGAAAGCCAGGAAGAACAGGTGCACCTGGGGAGCCAGGAAAGTCAGGTAGCCCAGGTAGGGATGGAGCCACTGGCCCCATGGGACCACAGGGACCTAAGGGACACACTGGTGCCCCAGGTGTAGGTGTTGCAGGTAAACCAGGCGAGAATGGTGCCCCAGGTATGCCCGGCCCAGTTGGCCCTAAAGGTCACCAAGGACCTACTGGTGCCACCGGTGCCCCTGGAGTTCCTGGATATGGAAAGCCAGGTGCAAATGGAcagaagggagagaaaggaTTTACAGGTAGCACAGGTGCTGCAGGTCCAAAGGGTGATATAGGTCATACAGGATATACTGGTGCTACTGGTGCCACTGGCCCCATGGGTCCTGTTGGACCTCAGGGTGAAACAGGTTCCCAAGGTGAACCTGGTGCTGTTGGCCCTAAAGGTGACACAGGTGCAACTGGAGCTCAGGGACCTAAGGGACACAAAGGAGAACAGGGAGCCCAAGGTTTCCAGGGCAAGCAGGGTTACCCAGGTGCAGCTGGTCCTCCTGGTTCCAGAGGAGCCACTGGAGCCAGTGGAAACAAAGGCGATGTAGGTGCTCCTGGTATCCCAGGTTCCCCAGGTATTCCAGGCCCCGCTGGACCCAAAGGTCTTCCTGGGCGTGCAGGTGAATCAGGTGCCTCTGGCTCTGATGGTGCTCCAGGTCCCAGAGGCCCATCTGGTCCTCAGGGTCCTTCTGGTGCCCCTGGCCTTAAAGGACACCCAGGTCTCCCTGGTGCTCCTGGTCCTGCTGGTTTGGCTGCCAAGGGTATTCCAGGACCTCAGGGCCCCCCTGGTCTGCCTGGTGACTCTGGTTCCGATGGAGAGCCTGGCCCAGCTGGACCCCCTGGTCCCCCTGGTCCTCCCGGTGAGGTTATGTTTGAGAAGGGCAAAGGTGGGTACAGTGAGGTCATGGTCAAGGCACCCATGTCTGCTTTCACAGCATCTCTGGCCACTCCTTACCCTGGTTCTGGCAGCCCCATTAAATTTGACCAGATTGTGTACAATGCTGAGAATCACTATGACCCTGAGAGTGGCATTTTCACTTGCCAGATTCCCGGAGTTTATTATTTCTCCTACAGCATCCATGTTAATGGCGCTCATGCCCTGGTTGCTCTGTACAAGAACGGCCAGCCTGTCATGTTCACTTATGATGAGTACAACAAGGGCTTCCTGGACCAGATGTCCGGAAGTGCTGTCCTCTTGCTCGATGAGCACGATACAGTCTACGTCCAGATCCCTGATGATGAGGCCAATGGTGTCTTTGCTGCCGAAAATGTCCACTGCTCTTTCTCTGGGTTCCTCATTGCCTCAACGTGA